A window of Candidatus Hydrogenedentota bacterium genomic DNA:
GCATATCTTGCGCACAGAATCGTCGCGAGGGTGAATCCGTCACTGCCCCGCCGGCAGATGCCCGGAATATTCACCAGAACGGCGTGCTTTTCGGGGGCGAATCGGGCAGGGCTTCCTTTTGCGGATTCTCCCAGAACGCCGCTTCCATCTCTTCCTTGCCGGACTCGTACTGTTCGACCGAGACGCTGCCGATCAGTTGCACGGGCAGTTTGGTGTCGAGACTGACAAAGCGGACCCCGGTGCCGCTGGGCAGCACTTCAGGTTCTTGCTCCGTTTTCCATTTTTTCGAGGGCCGTCCGCCGGACCACATCGTCACGATATAGACAATCTTCATGTTGCGCCCTTTCGCGGGTCACAGACCGATGTTCTCATCGAGTTCCTTCAGGTAATCCAGGATAGCCTTGCGGTCCTGTGCGCTGATCTGCGTGAACTGAATGCCCGAGCCGTACCCGTTGTGCTGAGGAATACCCTTTGTCCAGCGCACCTGGCCGCGGGTATTCAGTTGCCGGTCATCGCGGAGGACGACGAGCAGGCTGACCGACTGGCCGATCTCAAGCGGCTGGGCGGTGAACACGGAGGCGCCCTCGGCGCTCAGGTCAAGCAGGCGGCCCTTAATAGGGTGTTGGGCACTGCTCCAGGTATCCATGTGGCCGGGCCGATGCGTGATTTCGAGGCTGAGCTGGACTCTGCAGTCGTGGCGGATCACGCGGCGCCGCTTGTGCCGGAACTCCTTGGACCACAGTTCGCCCCGCGGGTCTGCGTCCTGCTGGGATTGCTGGAGCCGGTCGTGCAACTCGCGGTCGGCTTCGCGCCGGATGGTTTTGCGTCGTTCTTGCGGCACGTAACACCCTCCCGGTTGGCGTTCATCCCGTAGTTGGCGGGCCCATTTTGCCCGACCATTCCGCTCAATACAAGCGCCCTTATGGCGTGAAGAGCCGTTCCGGCGTCAACTCGGTCAAGGGCGCAATGGCGCCGAGCCCGGCCATGTCGATTTTCGACTTGTCGCCCACAATCGAGATTAATTTGGGCTTGTTCCCGATATGGTCCCGGTAGAAGGACATCAGGTCGTCCATATCGCTTTCGATAATACGCTGGAACCGCTCCCGGCGCGGGTCCGGCGTCAGGCCGAGCCGCTCCCACGCCCGGACAACGCCGCACACCTCGCGAAAACCGGCCTTGCCCGTCCGGTACAGATTGATCAGGGAATCCTTGGCGAGCGTGAAGCGGTCCTGCGACACGGGCATCTCGTCAAAGAGGTTCACAAAGGCCGTGACGGCCTCGATGGTCTTGTCTGCTTGGGTTTCGATGCCGCCCGCCATGAGGTACTGATCGCCGCGGCGGTTGCCTGCGCTGAAACGCGCGCCCGCGGAATAGGCGAGCGCGCGCGCTTCGCGCAATTCCTGGAACACGACGCCCGCCATGCCGCCGCCGAAGTATTCGTTGAACAGTTGCGAGGAGGGCGTGAGCGCCTCGTCAAATTCCACGCCGCCGAATTCGATACGGATATGCGCCTGGGCCATTTCCTTGTTAAAGAAGCAGATTTCGGTCTGTTCCGGCGTCCGGGCGCGGAGGAATTCGTAAGGGGGCGGGTCCGTGAGCGGTGCCTTTGCAGGGCACTGATCCGCCAGCGCGGCCTGGACCGTTTCGAGCGGCAAGGACCCGGTGTAAAAGACGGCGCGCTTGTAATCCAGCAAGCCGCGCACGAGCCCGAGCAGTTCGTCCAGCGTCAGGGCCTGTACCGCGGGCCCCGGCAGTCTGCGCAAGTAAGGCGACTGTTCGCCGTAACGGTTATACAAGAACAGCGCCCGCATCAGCGTGTCGGGTTGTTTCTGGGCGTCCTCGCGCGATTTCAGGATGTTCTGCTTCAGTTGCTCCAGCGTGGCGTCGTCCGACGCCGGCGCGCGCAGGCACTCGACGAGCAAGGCCAGCGAAGGCGCGAAATTCTCGTCCAGCCCCGAGATGGACACCATCGTCTCGTCGTCGCCCGCGACAACGGCGAAATCGGTGCCGAGCCGGTACCATTCCTTGCGCAACGCGCCGGGCGCGAGCCGCTCAGTGCCCGCTTTCTCGAGCAGCGCCGCGGCGACGCCGATGCGGTCGTCCTGACGGCGCCCGAGGTCGACGGAGATTGTGAGCGAGAAGAGGTCGTTCAGCGGATTTGGCGCATAATAGAGCATTACGCCGTTCGGGTCTTCGAGCTTCCGGTAGCCGGTCTCGGGATTGACGAATTCCGGCTCGATCGGCGCGGCGGGCATGGCGGCAATCTGCCCGCCAAACTCCGATTCGCGGTTCGGGTCGATTTCAATCGCGGCGAGGCCGGGCTTGTCATACAGCGGCGATTGGTGCGGCGCGTCCTTGCGGTAACCGGCCACGTAACCGCCCGAGAAATACGCCGCCGCGACGCGCATGACGTCTTCCTTCGTGACCCGCTCGAGCCGTTCGAGCTGGGCCACGGCGTGGTCCCAGTCCTCGAAGCCGACGAACGATTCGCGCATCATGCTGACGCGCGCCGCGTTGTCCTCGACGCCGCCTTTAATCCGTTTCTTGAAGTCGTTGATGATTGCGGGAAGAATCCAGTCCTCGAATTCGCCTTTCTTGACGATCTCGAGCTGTTCGAGCAGTAGTTGCTCGACTTCTTCGAGGGTTTGCCCGTCTTTCGGGACACCCCAGAGATATTGGGCGCCGTGGTCGTTCATTTGCGCGGGAAAAGAACCGGCTTCGCGCACGCGCTGCGCCTGGTTCAGGTTCAGGTTGATCAGCCCCGCCGTGGCGTTGTCGAGGATCATGTCCAGCACGAGCAGCGCCTCGGCGTCGGCGTGGCCGCGGGACGCGGTCCGGAAGGCCAGCAACGCGTATTCCTCGCCTTCGTAAGTACACTCGACGTACTCGCGGCCGGAGATCGGGGCTTCCTGCCAGGTCTTTTTTTCGGGCAATTCGGCGGGCTGCCAGGCTGAGAAATAACGGTCGATCACCGCGATAGCCGCGTCGGTGTTGATGTCGCCCGAGATGAAAATGGCCATGTTGTTCGGCACGTAGTACGTAGAGAAAAACCCGCCGATGTTCCGGAGCGAGGGGTTCTTGATGTGCTCCGGCAGGCCGATGGTCGGCTGCTGGCCGTAGGGATGCACCTTGAATAACTGGCGCTCGACCGCGCGGTGGATCATGAAATGCTTGTTGTCGAAGGCGCGGTTCACCTCCTCGCACACCGTTTCGAGTTCCGTCTGGAACAGGCGGAACACGGGCGCCGCGAACCGGTCCGATTCGAGGGCGGCCCAGTGTTCGAGCCGGTTCGCGGGCAGGTCCACTTTGTATACCGTTTCCTCGTCCGACGTGTGGGCATTCAGGTCCGTGGCGCCCATGCCGTTATAGAGCCGGTCGAGTTCGTTGGGCACGGCGTACGCGGCGGCTCGGAGGGAAGCCTCGTTGATTTGCGCGTACAAGGCGGCGCGGCGCTGCGGGTGATGCTCGCGGAAGAGCAGTTCGTACAGGTCTGAAATATAGTCGAGATAGACCCGTTCGCTGGCATAGTCCAGCGTGCCCAGACGCTCGGAACCCTTGAACAGCAGGTGTTCGAGATAATGCGCCAAGCCCGTGGACTCGGCGGGGTCCTGCACGCTCCCGGCGCGCACGGCTATCTCCGCGTAGAACCGGGGCGTCTCGTGATTCTCCGTCAGGTAGACCGTCAGCCCGTTGTCCAGGCGGAAGATGGCGGCGTTCATCGGGTCGTTCGGGTTCGGCGGGTTGACACGCACATAGCCGGCGTGCGCCGCCGCGGCACACAGAACGAGCAGAAACCCCAGGCAGAGGCTGTGTCTTGGCAACGGTCTCATGAAAAGAACCCCTGTTATTCGGTTTGACTGTTCACACAACGAACACGCGCAGACGACGGCCTGTTCCTCAGGCGCCCGGCAGGGTAATCACGCGCTTCTCTTCTTCCGGATTCTGACGGTACAGAATATAGATATGCCCGACCGAACCCACGATATGCGCGCCCGTGCGCCGCGCAAGTTCTTCCGTCCATTCGCGTTTCCGGTCTTTGAAGTCCAAGAACCGGACCTTGACCAATTCGTGGGCGTCGAGCGCCTCCGCGGCCGCGCGGACCAGCGCGTCGGTCATGCCCAGTTTGCCCACCAGGACCAGCGGATTCAAATGGTGCGCCGCGGCGCGCAGGTATTTGCGCTGAGAGCCGGTCAACTCGGTAATCATGGGTGTATTCCCTTCTTCACGGGGCATCACGATAGCGCACACGGCTCCGGCGGGTCCAGCGCCGGGCATGGTCCGGCAATCCACTGCCAATGGCCGGGGCGGATGCATTAGAATCTCCCCGCCATGTGGAATCCTGTATTCGATATCGAGGCGAGCGACGCGGAGTGCGCGGCGCGCGCGGGGCGGCTTGTGCTGCCGCACGGGGTCGTGGAGACACCCCAGTTCATGCCGGTGGGCACGCAGGCGTCGGTCAAATCGCTGAGCGGCGAGGATCTCGAGGCGCTGGGCGCGACGATCATGCTCTGCAACGCGTACCATCTCTATTTGAGGCCCGGCACGGAGGTGCTCGACGCCGTGGGCGGGGTACACCGCTTCATGAGCTGGGACCGGCCCGTGCTGACGGATTCCGGCGGGTTTCAGGTCTTCAGCCTGGCGGCGCTCAACAAGGTGACGCCCGAAGGGGTGTCGTTCCAGAGCCACATCAACGGTTCGCGCCACATGCTGACGCCCGAAAAGGCCGTGGAAGTGCAGATGAGCATCGGCGCGGACATCATCATGTGCTTCGACGAGTGTACGCGCTACCCGGTGACTCGCGACGAGGCCGCGGCATCGATGCGTATGACGCTCGAGTGGGCCGCGCGCTGCAAGCGGCGCTGGGAGGCGGGCGGGGGGCCGGACCAGGCGCTCTTCGGTATCGTACAAGGCAGCGTCTTCGAAGATTTGCGCCGCGAGAGCGCGGAGGCGACGGTGGCGCTCGGCTTTCCCGGTTACGCCATCGGCGGGGTGAGCGTGGGCGAGGACAAGCCGCTGATGCAGCAGGCCGTTGCGTGGACCGCGCCACTGCTTCCAGAAGACCGGCCCCGTTACCTGATGGGCGTGGGGCCGCCGGAGGACATGCTGGACGCCATCGAACAGGGCGTCGACTTGTTTGACTGCGTGATGCCGACGCGCAACGCGCGCAACGGCACCCTGTTCACGGAGCAGGGGAAGATCAACATCCGGAACGCGCGTTATGTGCGCGATTTCGGGCCGATCGACCCGGCTTGCGGCTGCCCGGTCTGCCGCAAGTATTCGCGCGCGTATCTGAGTCATCTGTACCGGGCGGGCGAGATCAGCGCGTTGCGGCTCAATACTTTACACAACCTCGCGTTTATGCTACACTTCACTGCTCGTGTCCGGCAGGCTATTCGCGCAGGCCGGTTCCGGGAATTCAAACGGACCTTTCTCCGGGCGTATTCCGTGTAATTACATCCGCGCTTGGAGTCCTGAAAACCGGGAGCACGCTCTGCGGGGCGTACGACGCACCAGGAGGAATATCACGTGTGGTGGCATGTTTATGCTGCGGCGCAATTGCTGGCGCAGAATGCGCCCAATGCGCCGGACGCGCCAGGCGGGCCGGCAGATCCGGCGACAGGCGGCGGTCAGCCGATGCCGCCCGGCGGTTGCGCCGGCGGCGGCTGGGAGTCGTTGCTGCCGTTCATTCTGATTTTCGCGGTCATGTGGATTTTGTTGCTGTGGCCGAAACAGAAGCAGGAAAAAGAACGGCGGCGCATGCTCGACAATCTGCAAAAGGGCGACGAGGTCGTGACTATCGGCGGGGCATGCGGCACGGTTGTCAGCCTGGGCGAAAGCCACGTGGTGCTGCGGCTGGACAACAACGTGACGGTCAAGTTTCTTCGGAGCGCCGTGGCACGCGTGCTCCCCGCAGAAGGTGAGAAAAAGCGAGATTGAGACATAAGCGCGCCACGCCAGGACAAGAGAGACTGAAACCAGGCGACGCTGCCCGTATGGACTGGAGTTCTCCATGAAAAGCCATTTGTATCGTTCCGTGCTCATTTGGATAACGATTGTTGCGTCGGTCGTCCTGATGTGGCCGACCATCGGCTGGATGCTCCTGCCGGACGACGAGGCCTATGTGGCCTATTCGGGCCTGCCGGAAGCGGAGCGGGCCCAGGCCGAGAAACTGGAACCGCAGCCGGGAACACGACAGGCGCGGCTCGAACAGTGGAAGCAGGAAGACCGCGACCCGGCCCGGCGCAATGCCAACGCGTTCAAGAAATTCTGGTACCGCGTCGTGCGCTGGGCGCAGTGCGACCGCAACATGGTCATCAACCTCGGGCTGGACCTCCAGGGCGGCATCCACATGGTGGTCGGCTTCGACCTCCGGGAACTCTCGCTTGCGGAAAAGCAGGAGGTCGTGCGGAAGTACTACTCCGATGAGGATGTCGAGAGCCTGAGCGAGGAAGAGCTGGACAGCCGCCTGGACGATGTCCGCCCAGCGGTCCAAGACACCATTCAACAGCAGATAGAGCGCCGAATCAACGAGTTTGAGGCGCAGGAACCGGTTATCCAGAAGCTGGGCGAAAACCAGATTCAGATTCAGTTGCCCGGCGAGAAGGATGTGGACCGGGCCATACGTCTCATCAAGCGCACCGCCATCCTGAATTTCCATCTGGTGGCGGGTGCGGATGAGAGCTACCCGATCTTCGGCGCGATTTCCAAGGCCTTTCCGGGCGAATTCAGCGCGTTTCTCAACAAGACGCGCCCCGGCCAGCCCCTGACGTTGCCGGCGGAGAACTTCGAAATCGTGCGGGACGTGCTGGTGCGGGCCAAGGCGCAAGGGGTCATCCCGGCGGAGAAAGAGGTTTTGTTCAGCCCGCCGCCGAAACCGGGCGAGCCGCAGGAATATACGCTGTTCTGTGTGGATAGCGAACCCATCCAGCGCGGCGAAGGTTTGCGGCGTGCCGTAGCGTCGCCGGACAACAGTAACCCAGGGTATTGGCAAATCCTCTTCCAGTTGGACAACGCTTCGGGCGCGCATTTCGGCGAAGTGACCGGCCAGAACATTGGCCGTCCCATGGCCATCGTGGTGGACAACGTGGTTTTGTCCGCGCCCACGATTCGTGACCGGATTACGACCAGCGGCCAGATTACCGGCAATTTCACGGGTGACGAGGCGAGGGACTTGTCCATCGCGCTGAACTCCGGGTCCATGGCGGTGCCTATTCGCGAGGAATTCACGCGGATTATCGGGCCGTCGCTGGGCGCCGATTCCGTGCGCGCGGGCGTGATCTCCTCGTTGACGGGCTTGCTGGCGGTGGCCATCGCGATTGCGGCGTACTACACATCGGCGGGCGTGATTGCGGTCATCTCGCTCGTGTTGAACGCCCTGTACATCGTGGCGCTGATGGCCTATTTCAACCTGACGCTGACACTGCCCGGCATCGCGGGCTTGATTCTGACCATCGGCATGGCCGTAGACTCCAACGTCCTCATTTATGAGCGTATCCGCGAGGAACTGCGGCGCGGTCATTCGCTCGCGGCCTCCGTCGAGGCGGGTTTCCGCCGTGCCGGCGTAACCATCCTCGACGCCAACGTTACAACGCTTCTTGCGGCGTTGATTCTGTATCAGTTCGGCACGGGCCCGGTGAAAGGCTTCTCGGTTGCGTTGAGCATCGGCGTGTGCACGACGGTGTTCTGCGCGCTGGTGGTCTGCCCGGCCATGTTCGATTTCATGCTTGGCCGGGGCTTGATGAAGAAGATCACCATGCTCAGCATGATCAAGCCGGACACGCGCATCCCGTTCATGAAGTACCGGGTTGCGAGCGCCGCAGTAAGCCTGGTCATTATCGCGATCGGGCTGGGCATGTTCTGGTATCGCGGCCAGGACAACTTCGGCGTCGACTTCACGCAGGGCTCGAACGTCGATTTGACCATTGTGGCGGACCGTGACATCGAGGCCGGCGAGGTGCGCGCCGCGCTCGACGCGGCGGGCTTCACCAGCCCGACCGTCCAGGAGTCTGGTCTGGCTACCGATTTCAACCGTTTCCTGATCCGCGTTGGCGACATCAGCGTAGCGCCTGCGGCAAGCCTGACCGAGTCTGCGGATGCGGAGGCGGCGCCGGCGGAAGCGACCCCCGCGGAAGCGGCGCCGGCGGAAGCACCCCCCGCGGAAGCGGCGCCGTCCGGTTCGAGTGAGGCGCAGGAGCCGGAGAGCAACCCCAATACGGGCGAGATTGTCGCGGAGACGGCCGCGACGGAGGTCCCGGCGGCGGAATTGGGCACGGTGGGCGAACGCATCCGGCTGGCTCTGGCACCGCTTGCGAAGGACGGGGCGTACGCCAATGTGAAGATGAACGGCAACGAACAAACCGTGGGGCCGGCAGTGGGGCGTCAGCTTCAGGTCGACGCGATCTGGGCCACGGTCGTTTCCTGGGTGTTCATGATCATCTACTTGTGGCTCCGGTTTGAGTTCCGGTTCGCGGTGGGCGCGGTGGCGGCGCTGGTGCACGACGTGCTGGTCACGGTCGGGTTCCTGGCATTGTCGGGCCGCGAGATTTCGATGACGGTCGTGGCGGCGATTCTGACGATTATCGGTTATTCCGTGAACGATACCATCGTGATATTCGACCGCGTCCGCGAGAATATGCAGCTCTACCGCGGCAAGGGGTACAAGTTCCTGGACCTCCTCGATGTCAGCGTCAACGAGACGCTGGCGCGTACGCTGCTCACTTCGTTGCT
This region includes:
- the yajC gene encoding preprotein translocase subunit YajC; the protein is MPPGGCAGGGWESLLPFILIFAVMWILLLWPKQKQEKERRRMLDNLQKGDEVVTIGGACGTVVSLGESHVVLRLDNNVTVKFLRSAVARVLPAEGEKKRD
- the tgt gene encoding tRNA guanosine(34) transglycosylase Tgt; its protein translation is MWNPVFDIEASDAECAARAGRLVLPHGVVETPQFMPVGTQASVKSLSGEDLEALGATIMLCNAYHLYLRPGTEVLDAVGGVHRFMSWDRPVLTDSGGFQVFSLAALNKVTPEGVSFQSHINGSRHMLTPEKAVEVQMSIGADIIMCFDECTRYPVTRDEAAASMRMTLEWAARCKRRWEAGGGPDQALFGIVQGSVFEDLRRESAEATVALGFPGYAIGGVSVGEDKPLMQQAVAWTAPLLPEDRPRYLMGVGPPEDMLDAIEQGVDLFDCVMPTRNARNGTLFTEQGKINIRNARYVRDFGPIDPACGCPVCRKYSRAYLSHLYRAGEISALRLNTLHNLAFMLHFTARVRQAIRAGRFREFKRTFLRAYSV
- the yhbY gene encoding ribosome assembly RNA-binding protein YhbY produces the protein MITELTGSQRKYLRAAAHHLNPLVLVGKLGMTDALVRAAAEALDAHELVKVRFLDFKDRKREWTEELARRTGAHIVGSVGHIYILYRQNPEEEKRVITLPGA
- a CDS encoding PilZ domain-containing protein, giving the protein MPQERRKTIRREADRELHDRLQQSQQDADPRGELWSKEFRHKRRRVIRHDCRVQLSLEITHRPGHMDTWSSAQHPIKGRLLDLSAEGASVFTAQPLEIGQSVSLLVVLRDDRQLNTRGQVRWTKGIPQHNGYGSGIQFTQISAQDRKAILDYLKELDENIGL
- the secD gene encoding protein translocase subunit SecD; protein product: MKSHLYRSVLIWITIVASVVLMWPTIGWMLLPDDEAYVAYSGLPEAERAQAEKLEPQPGTRQARLEQWKQEDRDPARRNANAFKKFWYRVVRWAQCDRNMVINLGLDLQGGIHMVVGFDLRELSLAEKQEVVRKYYSDEDVESLSEEELDSRLDDVRPAVQDTIQQQIERRINEFEAQEPVIQKLGENQIQIQLPGEKDVDRAIRLIKRTAILNFHLVAGADESYPIFGAISKAFPGEFSAFLNKTRPGQPLTLPAENFEIVRDVLVRAKAQGVIPAEKEVLFSPPPKPGEPQEYTLFCVDSEPIQRGEGLRRAVASPDNSNPGYWQILFQLDNASGAHFGEVTGQNIGRPMAIVVDNVVLSAPTIRDRITTSGQITGNFTGDEARDLSIALNSGSMAVPIREEFTRIIGPSLGADSVRAGVISSLTGLLAVAIAIAAYYTSAGVIAVISLVLNALYIVALMAYFNLTLTLPGIAGLILTIGMAVDSNVLIYERIREELRRGHSLAASVEAGFRRAGVTILDANVTTLLAALILYQFGTGPVKGFSVALSIGVCTTVFCALVVCPAMFDFMLGRGLMKKITMLSMIKPDTRIPFMKYRVASAAVSLVIIAIGLGMFWYRGQDNFGVDFTQGSNVDLTIVADRDIEAGEVRAALDAAGFTSPTVQESGLATDFNRFLIRVGDISVAPAASLTESADAEAAPAEATPAEAAPAEAPPAEAAPSGSSEAQEPESNPNTGEIVAETAATEVPAAELGTVGERIRLALAPLAKDGAYANVKMNGNEQTVGPAVGRQLQVDAIWATVVSWVFMIIYLWLRFEFRFAVGAVAALVHDVLVTVGFLALSGREISMTVVAAILTIIGYSVNDTIVIFDRVRENMQLYRGKGYKFLDLLDVSVNETLARTLLTSLLTLLTVVVLYFFGGESLNDFAFALVVGMVAGCYSTIFIASPVVYYWQRLFSRAEVVAEPGKGGEPQGRNARRSRSRGRSA
- a CDS encoding insulinase family protein; translated protein: MRPLPRHSLCLGFLLVLCAAAAHAGYVRVNPPNPNDPMNAAIFRLDNGLTVYLTENHETPRFYAEIAVRAGSVQDPAESTGLAHYLEHLLFKGSERLGTLDYASERVYLDYISDLYELLFREHHPQRRAALYAQINEASLRAAAYAVPNELDRLYNGMGATDLNAHTSDEETVYKVDLPANRLEHWAALESDRFAAPVFRLFQTELETVCEEVNRAFDNKHFMIHRAVERQLFKVHPYGQQPTIGLPEHIKNPSLRNIGGFFSTYYVPNNMAIFISGDINTDAAIAVIDRYFSAWQPAELPEKKTWQEAPISGREYVECTYEGEEYALLAFRTASRGHADAEALLVLDMILDNATAGLINLNLNQAQRVREAGSFPAQMNDHGAQYLWGVPKDGQTLEEVEQLLLEQLEIVKKGEFEDWILPAIINDFKKRIKGGVEDNAARVSMMRESFVGFEDWDHAVAQLERLERVTKEDVMRVAAAYFSGGYVAGYRKDAPHQSPLYDKPGLAAIEIDPNRESEFGGQIAAMPAAPIEPEFVNPETGYRKLEDPNGVMLYYAPNPLNDLFSLTISVDLGRRQDDRIGVAAALLEKAGTERLAPGALRKEWYRLGTDFAVVAGDDETMVSISGLDENFAPSLALLVECLRAPASDDATLEQLKQNILKSREDAQKQPDTLMRALFLYNRYGEQSPYLRRLPGPAVQALTLDELLGLVRGLLDYKRAVFYTGSLPLETVQAALADQCPAKAPLTDPPPYEFLRARTPEQTEICFFNKEMAQAHIRIEFGGVEFDEALTPSSQLFNEYFGGGMAGVVFQELREARALAYSAGARFSAGNRRGDQYLMAGGIETQADKTIEAVTAFVNLFDEMPVSQDRFTLAKDSLINLYRTGKAGFREVCGVVRAWERLGLTPDPRRERFQRIIESDMDDLMSFYRDHIGNKPKLISIVGDKSKIDMAGLGAIAPLTELTPERLFTP